GCGGGCGAGGGCGAACACGGCCGCCCAGGAGCGCCTCGGGTCGTCCTGGGGTACGGCGGTGGACTCGGCCGCCGTCCGGGTCGCGAGGCTCATGCGGCCGCCACCTGCGCGTCCGTGTCGTCCAGGGTGAGCAGGTAGCCGTCCTCCAGGGTGGGTTCGAGGAGGTCGGCGCCGGCGGGCGGGTCACCCACGTTGCGGAAGGAGCCGGTGCCGGTGCGCCAGCCCGCCTTCGCGTCCGGGGCGCGTTCCGTGCTGCTCCACACCCGGCCGGCGGCGCGGGCGGTCAGGTCGGCGGGGGTGCCCTTGAAGAGGATGCGGCCGCGGGCCATGACGAGGACGCGGTGGCAGAGCATCGCCACGTCCTCGGTCTGGTGGGTGGACAGGAGCACGGTCCGGCCCTCTCCGGCCTGGGCGATCAACTCCCGGAACCGCATGCGCTGTTCGGGGTCGAGACCGACGGTCGGCTCGTCGAGGACGAGGAACCCGGGGTCGCCGACGAGGGCGGCGGCCAGCGCGACCCGCTGCCGCATCCCGCCGGACAGCTTCTTGATGCGCTTCGCGCGTACGTCCCCGAGGTCGACCTCCTCCAGCACGCGTCGTACCTCGCGGTGGCGTGCGGTGCGGTCGGTGAGTTCCTTGAGGATCGCGACGTAGTCGACGAACTCGAAGGCGCTGAAGTCCGGGTGGAACCCCGGGGTCTGCGGCAGATAGCCGAGCGAGCGGCGGACCTCCTGGCGGCCGCGCGAGGTGCCGGGGTCGTGGCCGAGGACGGTGAAGGTGCCCCGGTCGGCGGGCACGGCAGTGGCGAGCACCCTCAACAGAGTGGTCTTCCCGGCCCCGTTGGGCCCGAGCAGCCCGGTCACGCCCGGCGTCAGCCGCAGCGACACGTCGTCGAGGGCGCGGGTGCCGCCGTAGCGGAGATGGAGCCCGGAGGCGGAGACGGCGGCGGTCATTCGGCGCTCCCGTTGAAGAGGTCGAAGCGGTCACGGAGGAGGAAGAGCAGCCCGGCGGCGAGCGCGGCGACGGTCCCGGCCACGCCCTGCCCGGCCGCGGTGAAGGGTGCGAGCGGGTCGGCGGCCGTCTGCTGCGCGGCCTGCGCGGCGAGGAGTACGGCGACCCAGGCGCCGCCCACCAGGGACGGTGCGAGGACCGGGCCGAGCCGCGGGGTGAGCGCGAGGCCGGTCGCGGTGAGGGCGAGCGCGGGCAGCAGCCAGGCGAGGGCACGCAGGCCGTAGCCGGGCAGGGCGAGGGTGGCGAGCCCGTTGAGGCCGAGGCCCGCGACCAGCACGGCGAGCGTGCGGATCATCAGCAGCCGGAAGCCGTGGGTGGGCGCGACGACCGTCATCTCGTAGGTCGGGTCGAGCGCCGGGCCGTAGGACAGGGCCACGCCGACCAGCGGCAGCAGCGGGGCGAGGGCGAGGAACAGGGTCGGCGACTCGGTGGTGCGCACCGCGCCGACGGTCGTCAGCAGCAGGAACACGACGGCCGCCAGCCACGAGCGCCTGAGCACCGGCGTGGCCGCGAGCAGCCGCGCGGTGTGGTCGGCGATCCCGGCCCGGGTCAGCAGCGACTCCAGCCATCCCGGCCGGGGCGCGTCCAGCTCGGCGTCCAGCCGCTCCCACACGGCGTCCAGCGCCACCGGGTCGGTGACCTCGGCGAGCAGCCCCCGGCACTCGGCGCAGGCCGCCAGGTGGGTGTCGGCGGACCAGAGCAGGGGGGCGGCCAACTCGCCCTGGGCATAAGCCCGCAGATCACCTTCGGCCACATGCCAACTCATGCCGCCACCTCCTTCACTCGCCCCCACGCGGGACCCTGCACTCCGGCCCCGGCCATCGTCTGCGGTCCCGGAACCCACGCTCCGGCCCGCGCCATCGTCCGCCGTCCCAAGCCCTGCACTCCGGCCGCAGGCACCGTCCGCCGCCCCAAGCCCTGCGCCGCGGCGGCAGCCACCGTCCGCAGTCCCAGAACCCACGCTCCGGCCCGCGCCACCGTCCGCAGTCCCGGGCCCTGCACTCCGGCCCCAGCCACCGTCCGCCGCCCCAAGCCCTGCGCCGCGGCGGCAGCCACCGTCCGCCGCCCCGGAACCCGCACTCCAGCCCCAAGGACCATCCGCCGCCCCGACACCCACGCTCCGTCCCCAAGGACCATCCGCCGCGCCAAGCCCCGCGCAGCGGCCCGCGTTCGTTCGTCCGTGCTCACGTCAGTGCCTCCCTCAGCTGCTTGCGGGCCCGCATCGCCCGGGTCTTGACCGTGCCGGGCGGGATGCCCAGCAGGACGGCGGCCTCGCGGGTGGTCAGGCCGTCGATGACCGTTGCCTGAAGGACCGCCCGCAGCTCCGGTGACAGCCGGACGAGGGCACCTGCGAGGTCCCCGTGCTCCACCCCCGCGAGCACGCGTTCCTCCGCGGACGCCTCGTCCCGGTGCCGCAGGCGGGACAGGGCCTGCCTGAGCCGCCCCCGCGCCCCGTCACCACGCAGCGCGTCGATCAGCCGGCGCGAGCCGATCCGCCACAGCCACCCCGCTGCGTCATCGGAGTACCCCTCCTCGCGGTAGCGCGCGGTCCCCCGCCACACCGCGAGGAACGTCTCCTGCACGACGTCGTCGACCAGGGCCGCGTCCGCGCACCGCCCCCGCAGCCGCGCGAGCAGCCAGGGCGCGTACCGCCGGTACAGCTCCTCGAAGGCACGCCGGTCCCCGTCCGCCGCGATGGCCCGCAGCAGATCCCCGTCGCTTTCCGTTTCCCTCACGCCCCTTCATCGGACGACCCCCGCCGACCGGTTCACACCATCACGCTTGACTTTCACGACCCCCTTCAACCACCCTTTCACTACTCAATTAGTGAAAGGGTGGTTGTCCGCGTGGTCGAGTACCGCATCGACCGGCGCTCCGGCGTCGCCACCTACGTGCAGATCGTCCAGCAGACCAAGCAGGCCCTACGACTGGGCCTGCTCGAACCAGGCGACAAGCTCCCCACCGCCCGCGAGGTCGTGGAGGCCACCGCCATCAATCCGAACACCGTGCTCAAGGCATACCGCGAACTCGAGCGCGAGGGCCTGGTCGAGGCCCGCCGAGGCCTCGGCACCTTCGTCCGCAGGACGCTCGGCGCCCACACGGCCGACACGCCCCTGCGCGCCGAGCTCGACGACTGGGCGAAGCGCGCCCGGTCCGCGGGCCTCGGGCGCGAGGACGTCGACGCGTTCTTCACGGCCGTACTCGATGAGCACTTCCCGAAGGGGGACCAGTGAGTTCCACCAGCACCACCCCGGCCGTCGCCCTGGAGGCGTCCGGCCTGGGCAAGCGGTACGGCAGGCGGGCCGCCGCCCTCGACGGCTGCTCCTTCCGGCTGCCCACCGGCCGCATCAGCGCGCTGGTCGGCCCCAACGGCGCCGGAAAGTCCACCCTCCTGGCGATAGCCGCCGGCCTGCTGCACCACACCGCCGGCACGCTCACCGTCCTCGGCGGGGCGCCCGGCGAGGCCCGCGACCGGATCGCCTACCTCGCCCAGAACAAGCCGCTGTACCCCCAGCTGACCATCGCCGAGACCCTGCGCATGGGCGCCGAGCTCAACCCGTCCCGCTGGGA
This portion of the Streptomyces canus genome encodes:
- a CDS encoding GntR family transcriptional regulator, whose translation is MVEYRIDRRSGVATYVQIVQQTKQALRLGLLEPGDKLPTAREVVEATAINPNTVLKAYRELEREGLVEARRGLGTFVRRTLGAHTADTPLRAELDDWAKRARSAGLGREDVDAFFTAVLDEHFPKGDQ
- a CDS encoding zf-HC2 domain-containing protein, giving the protein MSWHVAEGDLRAYAQGELAAPLLWSADTHLAACAECRGLLAEVTDPVALDAVWERLDAELDAPRPGWLESLLTRAGIADHTARLLAATPVLRRSWLAAVVFLLLTTVGAVRTTESPTLFLALAPLLPLVGVALSYGPALDPTYEMTVVAPTHGFRLLMIRTLAVLVAGLGLNGLATLALPGYGLRALAWLLPALALTATGLALTPRLGPVLAPSLVGGAWVAVLLAAQAAQQTAADPLAPFTAAGQGVAGTVAALAAGLLFLLRDRFDLFNGSAE
- a CDS encoding ABC transporter ATP-binding protein, yielding MTAAVSASGLHLRYGGTRALDDVSLRLTPGVTGLLGPNGAGKTTLLRVLATAVPADRGTFTVLGHDPGTSRGRQEVRRSLGYLPQTPGFHPDFSAFEFVDYVAILKELTDRTARHREVRRVLEEVDLGDVRAKRIKKLSGGMRQRVALAAALVGDPGFLVLDEPTVGLDPEQRMRFRELIAQAGEGRTVLLSTHQTEDVAMLCHRVLVMARGRILFKGTPADLTARAAGRVWSSTERAPDAKAGWRTGTGSFRNVGDPPAGADLLEPTLEDGYLLTLDDTDAQVAAA
- a CDS encoding RNA polymerase sigma factor, translating into MRETESDGDLLRAIAADGDRRAFEELYRRYAPWLLARLRGRCADAALVDDVVQETFLAVWRGTARYREEGYSDDAAGWLWRIGSRRLIDALRGDGARGRLRQALSRLRHRDEASAEERVLAGVEHGDLAGALVRLSPELRAVLQATVIDGLTTREAAVLLGIPPGTVKTRAMRARKQLREALT